Proteins from one Natronoarchaeum philippinense genomic window:
- a CDS encoding IMPACT family protein — protein sequence MTEESYRTVERRGRAEFEVTGSEFIGHVAPAPDADTAESFVAEVREEYADATHNVPAYRVRADPFREWASDDGEPAGSAGKPALNVLQQEAIENVVAVVTRYYGGTNLGVGGLARAYSRAVKEGLDEAGVVEERPHERFTVAVEYDDSGTVRGIVESAGVEFDAEYAERVTLTVRAPVADADALRDRIRSATSGRAVIDADNEARD from the coding sequence ATGACCGAAGAGTCGTATCGAACCGTCGAGCGCAGGGGCCGGGCCGAGTTCGAGGTGACGGGCTCGGAGTTCATCGGGCACGTCGCGCCCGCGCCGGACGCCGACACCGCCGAGTCGTTCGTCGCCGAGGTGCGCGAGGAGTACGCCGACGCCACCCACAACGTCCCGGCCTATCGCGTCCGGGCCGACCCGTTCCGCGAGTGGGCCAGCGACGACGGCGAACCGGCCGGCTCGGCGGGCAAACCCGCGCTGAACGTGCTCCAGCAGGAAGCGATCGAGAACGTCGTCGCCGTCGTGACGCGGTACTACGGCGGGACGAACCTCGGCGTCGGCGGCCTCGCGCGGGCCTACTCCCGGGCGGTCAAGGAAGGTCTCGACGAGGCCGGCGTCGTCGAAGAACGGCCCCACGAGCGCTTTACCGTCGCCGTCGAGTACGACGACTCCGGGACGGTCCGTGGCATCGTCGAGAGCGCCGGCGTCGAGTTCGACGCCGAGTACGCAGAGCGCGTGACGCTCACCGTGCGCGCGCCGGTCGCAGACGCCGACGCGCTGCGAGACCGCATCCGGAGCGCGACGAGCG
- the hisA gene encoding 1-(5-phosphoribosyl)-5-[(5-phosphoribosylamino)methylideneamino]imidazole-4-carboxamide isomerase: MSAFPEFEVIPAVDLQDGEVVQLVQGERGTEKRYGDPVEAAERWVEQGAETLHLVDLDGAFEGERANADAVERVVEAVDVDVQLGGGIRTVDDAVDLLERGVDRVILGTAAVENPEIVGEIGAEHPGTVVVSLDAKDGEVVVEGWTEGTGLAPADAAGRYEELDAGAILFTDVDVEGRLEGVQTEPVRNVVEAVDIPVVASGGVASIDDVLALRDAGAGAVVVGSALYEGEFTLEAAIDAL, from the coding sequence ATGAGCGCGTTTCCGGAGTTCGAGGTGATCCCGGCAGTCGACTTGCAGGACGGCGAGGTCGTCCAGCTCGTGCAGGGCGAGCGCGGCACCGAAAAGCGCTACGGCGACCCGGTCGAGGCGGCCGAGCGCTGGGTCGAGCAGGGCGCCGAGACGCTGCATCTGGTCGATCTCGACGGCGCGTTCGAGGGCGAGCGCGCCAACGCAGACGCCGTCGAGCGCGTCGTGGAGGCCGTCGACGTTGACGTGCAACTCGGCGGCGGCATCCGGACGGTCGACGACGCCGTCGACCTCCTAGAGCGGGGCGTCGACCGCGTCATTCTCGGAACCGCAGCCGTCGAGAATCCCGAAATCGTCGGCGAGATCGGCGCCGAGCATCCGGGAACGGTCGTGGTCAGTCTAGACGCCAAAGACGGCGAGGTCGTCGTCGAGGGCTGGACCGAAGGCACGGGCCTCGCGCCGGCCGACGCCGCCGGACGCTACGAGGAACTGGACGCCGGCGCGATCCTCTTTACCGACGTGGACGTGGAGGGGCGACTGGAGGGCGTCCAGACCGAGCCCGTCCGGAACGTCGTCGAGGCGGTCGACATCCCGGTGGTCGCAAGCGGCGGCGTGGCGTCGATCGACGACGTGCTCGCGCTGCGCGATGCCGGAGCGGGCGCGGTCGTCGTCGGGTCGGCGCTGTACGAAGGCGAGTTCACGCTCGAAGCCGCGATCGACGCGCTCTGA
- the hisB gene encoding imidazoleglycerol-phosphate dehydratase HisB has translation MTDRAAAVVRETAETEIDVTLDIDGDGEATVDTGIGFFDHMLESFAKHGLFDLTVDCDGDLEIDDHHTVEDVAIVLGEAFDEALGEKRGIVRYADRKVPLDEAVAGVVVDVSGRPLFRFDGEFSQSSVGDMTSHMAKHFLRSLAMNADLTLHAEVTGENAHHEIEALFKATARTLDDATRIDERRGGDTPSTKGEL, from the coding sequence ATGACCGACCGCGCTGCGGCCGTCGTCCGCGAGACGGCCGAGACGGAGATCGACGTGACGCTGGACATCGACGGCGACGGCGAGGCGACCGTCGACACCGGGATCGGCTTTTTCGATCACATGCTGGAGTCGTTCGCCAAACACGGCCTCTTTGATCTCACCGTCGACTGCGACGGCGACCTGGAGATCGACGACCACCACACCGTCGAGGACGTGGCGATCGTGCTCGGCGAGGCGTTCGACGAGGCGCTGGGCGAGAAGCGCGGGATCGTCCGGTACGCCGACCGAAAGGTGCCGCTTGACGAAGCCGTCGCCGGGGTCGTCGTCGACGTGAGCGGGCGCCCCCTCTTTCGGTTCGACGGCGAGTTCTCGCAGTCGTCGGTCGGCGACATGACCAGCCACATGGCCAAGCACTTCCTGCGCTCGCTGGCGATGAACGCGGACCTGACGCTGCACGCCGAGGTCACGGGCGAAAACGCCCACCACGAGATCGAGGCGCTATTCAAGGCGACCGCCCGGACGCTCGACGACGCGACGCGGATCGACGAGCGCCGCGGCGGCGACACGCCGAGCACGAAGGGCGAACTCTGA
- the fer2 gene encoding ferredoxin Fer2 — protein MPTVEYLNYEVLDDQGWDMDDDDLFEQAADAGLDEEDYGTLEVNEGEYILEAAEAQGYDWPFSCRAGACANCASIVKEGEIDMDMQQILSDEEVEEKGVRLTCIGSPAADEVKIVYNAKHLDYLQNRVI, from the coding sequence ATGCCCACGGTAGAATACCTCAACTACGAAGTACTGGACGACCAGGGCTGGGACATGGATGACGACGATCTCTTCGAGCAGGCCGCCGACGCCGGCCTCGACGAGGAGGATTACGGCACCCTCGAAGTCAACGAGGGCGAGTACATCCTCGAAGCCGCCGAGGCACAGGGCTACGACTGGCCCTTCTCGTGCCGCGCCGGCGCCTGTGCGAACTGCGCCTCCATCGTCAAGGAGGGCGAGATCGACATGGACATGCAGCAGATCCTCAGCGACGAGGAGGTCGAGGAGAAGGGCGTTCGCCTGACCTGCATCGGCAGCCCCGCTGCCGACGAGGTCAAGATCGTCTACAACGCCAAGCACCTCGACTACCTGCAGAACCGCGTCATCTGA
- a CDS encoding amino acid-binding protein gives MFDEIMEKFEGSPSQQRVIRLLLERGFSVNDEGRVVSGGIEIPNTGIAREIDVDRRVVDSTTDAILDDDELRRIFQNISQVPSLMDLAPVLDLTVVSIAVIDAEEEGIVSEITGRLADQNISIRQTISEDPEFTDEPRLYLVTDERLPGELINELNDLDFVRSIELQ, from the coding sequence ATGTTCGACGAGATCATGGAGAAGTTCGAGGGGAGCCCCTCTCAGCAGCGGGTGATCCGGCTGCTCCTCGAACGCGGGTTCTCGGTCAACGACGAGGGGCGGGTCGTCTCGGGCGGGATCGAGATCCCCAACACGGGGATCGCCCGCGAGATCGATGTCGACCGCCGGGTCGTCGACTCGACGACCGACGCGATCCTCGACGACGACGAACTGCGACGCATCTTCCAGAACATCTCGCAGGTGCCCAGTCTGATGGATCTGGCGCCGGTGCTCGATCTCACGGTCGTCTCGATCGCGGTGATCGACGCCGAAGAGGAGGGCATCGTCTCCGAAATCACGGGACGACTGGCCGACCAGAACATCTCGATCCGCCAGACGATCAGCGAGGACCCCGAGTTCACCGACGAACCGCGACTGTATCTGGTGACCGACGAGCGGCTTCCGGGCGAGTTGATCAACGAACTGAACGATCTGGACTTCGTTCGTAGCATCGAGCTGCAGTGA